In the genome of bacterium, one region contains:
- a CDS encoding triosephosphate isomerase, translating to MHKVIVANWKLNPLTAREATDLARKIEVVSKYEVVLCPPTPFLGVIEYMHLGAQDVSSQIKGPYTGQISAANLASLNVSHCIVGHSERRALGETEAQINAKIQALLDYKITPILCIGYGTAVDQDELEVTDVLASQLRQDLADVDPKKVIVAYEPVWAIGSGRPATADHAEQIALYINTKFGVKSVLYGGSVNSTNSATFLGQHNIGGLLVGGASLLPEDFNKIIQN from the coding sequence ATGCATAAAGTTATTGTTGCTAACTGGAAGCTTAATCCGCTAACGGCGCGTGAAGCTACAGACCTGGCTAGAAAAATCGAAGTTGTTTCCAAATACGAAGTGGTGCTTTGCCCGCCGACTCCGTTTTTGGGCGTTATCGAATACATGCACTTAGGAGCTCAGGATGTTAGCAGTCAGATCAAGGGGCCGTACACCGGACAGATTTCCGCTGCTAACTTGGCTAGCTTAAATGTCAGCCATTGCATTGTCGGACATAGCGAACGCCGCGCGCTCGGAGAAACAGAAGCGCAAATAAACGCCAAGATTCAGGCCTTGCTGGATTATAAAATCACCCCGATTTTATGCATCGGTTACGGCACGGCTGTAGATCAGGATGAATTAGAAGTTACAGATGTACTAGCATCTCAGTTAAGGCAGGATCTGGCTGACGTTGATCCTAAGAAAGTTATTGTGGCTTACGAACCGGTCTGGGCGATCGGCTCTGGTCGCCCGGCTACAGCAGACCATGCCGAACAGATTGCGCTTTACATCAATACTAAGTTCGGAGTTAAGTCGGTTTTGTACGGCGGCAGCGTCAACAGTACAAATAGCGCAACATTTTTGGGACAGCATAACATCGGCGGCTTATTGGTTGGGGGAGCGTCCTTATTGCCGGAAGATTTTAATAAAATTATTCAGAACTAA
- the ruvX gene encoding Holliday junction resolvase RuvX, with amino-acid sequence MKVLGIDYGTKRIGLAISDETQTLARELAIVSPEEFWQQIDGLIEEQGVSIIALGLPLNMSGEATQKSAEVQEFSDKLQQRLTIPVEMVDERLSSVMAEQITGSGEQIDSLAAQIFLQNYLNKNKQ; translated from the coding sequence ATGAAAGTATTAGGTATTGACTACGGAACAAAACGAATAGGGTTAGCTATCTCGGACGAAACGCAGACTTTAGCGCGTGAGCTGGCGATTGTATCGCCGGAAGAATTTTGGCAGCAGATCGACGGGCTTATAGAGGAACAGGGAGTTAGCATCATCGCCCTGGGGCTGCCGCTGAATATGTCGGGCGAAGCTACTCAAAAGTCTGCAGAGGTTCAGGAGTTTAGCGACAAGCTGCAGCAACGCTTAACTATACCGGTGGAGATGGTGGATGAGCGACTATCCAGCGTTATGGCCGAACAAATTACGGGTAGCGGCGAGCAAATCGACAGTTTGGCTGCACAAATCTTTTTACAAAATTATTTAAATAAAAATAAACAGTAA
- the dnaX gene encoding DNA polymerase III subunit gamma/tau translates to MAVFYQIYRPKNFSEVIGQESIVRTLQQAVSNKNVGHAYLFTGSRGIGKTTLARILAKAVNCEKVKDGNPCGACDVCTSIAAGNFLDVIEIDAASHTGVDNIRELIEHIHFQPTRGRTKVFVIDEVHMLSKAAFNALLKTLEEPPANVLFILATTDIEKVLDTIISRTQRFDFRKITGENMKPALEQIVKNEKLKLPAGTLDVIVENSEGGLRDALSQLSMAAHLDSSSSIDDVHLLLGTTARASVIELLNLIAQGSTGEMSSFFKTQTAANFDAASFARKTLVILQEHLEVSLSKQQGAPDLVTQFSLNQLLYIIRLFMRAYKEIDRATSSELPLLLASIEAAMFIQPGSSDSGTDKDEPTYTPGKRAGAAPAISKMEVIEEKVSLKQPAMAKDVPEASAQNSVVFNSSDIELDTAQVIAWWPGLIANVKSVNSPLATLLKNSPLHEVSGNKIIIGVKYLFHKEQLEAAKVRTQITNFLREKAGGDVEFRVVIAKDSMGEQIVDTAAAVSDALKIFGGELVE, encoded by the coding sequence ATGGCAGTCTTTTACCAAATTTATCGCCCAAAAAATTTCTCTGAAGTGATTGGTCAAGAATCAATCGTTAGGACTCTTCAGCAAGCTGTTTCCAATAAGAATGTTGGACACGCTTATTTATTTACCGGGAGCCGGGGGATTGGTAAAACCACTCTGGCCAGAATTTTGGCGAAGGCTGTCAATTGCGAAAAAGTTAAAGACGGCAATCCTTGCGGTGCATGCGATGTGTGCACTTCGATTGCGGCAGGAAACTTTTTGGATGTCATAGAAATAGACGCTGCCTCCCATACGGGCGTAGACAATATTCGCGAGCTAATCGAACATATTCACTTTCAGCCAACGCGAGGACGTACCAAAGTTTTTGTCATCGACGAAGTCCACATGCTGTCTAAGGCTGCTTTTAATGCGTTACTAAAGACTTTGGAAGAACCGCCAGCAAACGTCTTGTTTATTTTAGCCACCACCGACATCGAAAAAGTCTTGGATACGATTATTTCCCGAACTCAGCGCTTTGATTTTCGCAAGATCACCGGCGAAAATATGAAACCTGCTTTGGAGCAGATTGTAAAAAATGAAAAACTGAAATTGCCGGCCGGCACCCTGGATGTGATTGTAGAAAATAGTGAAGGCGGCCTGCGCGATGCATTGTCCCAGCTGTCTATGGCAGCTCACTTGGACAGCTCGAGCAGTATTGATGATGTTCATTTATTGCTCGGCACCACTGCCCGCGCATCCGTAATAGAATTGTTGAACTTAATTGCCCAAGGCAGCACAGGAGAAATGAGCAGTTTTTTCAAAACGCAGACAGCCGCCAATTTTGATGCTGCTTCGTTTGCCCGCAAGACTCTGGTTATTTTGCAGGAGCATTTGGAGGTTTCTCTGTCTAAACAGCAAGGAGCTCCGGATTTAGTAACCCAGTTCAGCCTTAATCAGCTACTGTATATTATCCGTCTGTTCATGCGAGCCTACAAAGAAATTGACAGGGCTACTTCGTCCGAATTGCCTTTATTATTGGCCAGTATAGAAGCGGCTATGTTTATTCAGCCTGGTAGTTCTGATTCTGGCACCGATAAGGATGAACCGACTTATACCCCAGGCAAGCGGGCGGGTGCTGCTCCGGCAATCTCAAAAATGGAAGTAATAGAAGAAAAAGTTTCTTTAAAGCAGCCTGCGATGGCCAAAGATGTTCCGGAGGCAAGTGCGCAAAACTCAGTCGTGTTTAATAGCAGCGACATAGAGTTGGACACCGCTCAGGTAATTGCCTGGTGGCCGGGACTCATTGCTAACGTTAAGAGCGTAAATAGCCCTCTGGCGACACTGCTTAAAAATTCTCCCTTGCATGAGGTCAGCGGCAATAAAATCATCATTGGCGTAAAGTATTTATTCCATAAGGAGCAGCTGGAAGCGGCTAAGGTTCGCACTCAGATAACTAACTTCTTAAGGGAGAAAGCTGGCGGGGATGTAGAATTTCGGGTTGTCATCGCTAAAGATTCTATGGGCGAGCAAATCGTCGACACGGCCGCCGCGGTCTCTGATGCTTTAAAGATATTCGGCGGCGAGCTGGTAGAGTAG
- a CDS encoding DUF2339 domain-containing protein, protein MTFILVIILAAYIVSLSKRVKRLEQSLPAELTLTKTGAAPASPAAAASPAPAPASMPSSLPERSAPTVSSPLTKAPASPEYHAEPRDFVNLLPKIGVVALLFGLGFFLKYSIDQGWVSINLRLLIGALVGLFMLILYYYWKDKYAKYALTLAGGGIGIWYLTMFAAVQMYGVISPVTGLVILVIICLAVLILSRSVKSQLLEIFGWVGAYLSPLILGLDENSYYLTLTYLTVVSVAIFVNSTKERNHAPIAVAIVGSLFNLVFLEHRELVGLNKGLPVIIYLAAHFITGLFFTAVALRESAQGITETVKKEFTLLFLLLSLIFGIPLSYLVYNNYPDYASLILLSMGVWSFICYAVVDRVEVKGVNYALAGVGAAFMSLAAIWEFGPYGQVLAIYILGLVGLVVGRIQNRAEIRIYGLLEIILGLVLAASISYESASALFISNKFGIELLGIVTLILAYFSFTRDNISEFENDVHRGIQYIASAALMFFVSYDLLNFYDLPTQVNERNLALSIWWLILAVGMFALSVMKTFRTLRKPSLVLFGIVILKVFLYDLQTLDTVYRIISFITLGVILLVVSFMYQKNKEKIKHYLES, encoded by the coding sequence ATGACATTTATACTAGTCATCATATTGGCTGCATATATTGTTTCTTTATCGAAACGTGTTAAGCGCTTAGAACAGTCATTACCGGCAGAATTGACTCTCACAAAGACTGGCGCCGCGCCCGCAAGTCCGGCTGCAGCTGCTTCGCCGGCTCCGGCCCCCGCATCTATGCCCTCGAGTCTGCCAGAACGGTCGGCGCCGACCGTATCTTCGCCGCTCACAAAGGCTCCTGCTTCCCCCGAATATCATGCTGAACCAAGAGACTTTGTAAATCTGCTGCCGAAAATTGGCGTAGTGGCCTTGCTGTTTGGCCTGGGGTTCTTCCTTAAATACTCTATTGATCAGGGCTGGGTCAGCATTAATTTGAGATTGCTCATCGGCGCGCTGGTAGGGCTGTTTATGCTAATTCTTTATTATTACTGGAAAGATAAATATGCTAAGTATGCCTTAACTTTAGCCGGAGGCGGAATCGGCATCTGGTATCTAACGATGTTCGCGGCCGTTCAGATGTACGGCGTTATCAGCCCGGTGACAGGGTTGGTTATTCTTGTAATTATATGTTTAGCAGTTCTAATCTTATCCCGCTCCGTTAAATCCCAGCTTTTGGAGATATTTGGTTGGGTCGGCGCATACTTATCGCCATTAATCTTGGGCCTAGACGAAAATTCATATTATCTGACTTTAACTTATTTGACCGTAGTATCGGTCGCTATTTTTGTAAATAGCACCAAGGAGCGCAATCATGCGCCGATTGCTGTTGCGATAGTTGGTTCGCTTTTCAATTTGGTATTTTTGGAGCACCGGGAGCTGGTCGGATTGAATAAGGGATTGCCAGTAATAATTTATTTAGCCGCCCATTTTATAACGGGTTTGTTCTTTACTGCTGTTGCACTGAGGGAATCTGCGCAGGGTATTACTGAAACAGTCAAAAAAGAATTTACTTTACTGTTTTTGCTTCTGTCGTTGATCTTCGGAATTCCATTAAGCTATTTGGTTTATAATAACTATCCTGACTATGCAAGCTTAATTTTGCTGTCTATGGGAGTTTGGTCATTTATTTGCTACGCAGTTGTTGACCGTGTAGAAGTTAAAGGGGTTAATTATGCTCTTGCCGGGGTAGGTGCAGCGTTTATGTCGTTGGCGGCTATTTGGGAGTTCGGCCCATACGGGCAGGTTTTGGCTATTTATATTCTAGGATTGGTAGGCTTGGTAGTGGGCAGAATTCAGAACCGTGCCGAGATAAGAATCTATGGCTTATTGGAAATTATACTAGGGTTGGTTTTAGCAGCTTCGATATCTTACGAATCCGCTTCTGCTTTATTTATTTCCAATAAATTTGGCATAGAATTACTGGGCATTGTTACGCTGATTTTGGCTTACTTCTCTTTTACTCGAGATAATATTTCCGAATTCGAAAACGATGTTCACCGCGGGATCCAATACATTGCATCCGCGGCGCTAATGTTCTTCGTATCGTATGATTTGCTGAATTTCTATGATCTACCAACCCAGGTCAACGAACGCAACCTGGCTTTAAGTATTTGGTGGTTAATTTTAGCGGTCGGCATGTTTGCTTTGTCCGTTATGAAAACTTTCCGTACTTTGCGAAAACCTTCCTTGGTTCTGTTTGGGATTGTCATTCTAAAAGTGTTCTTGTATGACCTGCAGACTTTAGATACGGTTTATAGAATAATTTCGTTTATCACCTTAGGGGTGATTCTGCTGGTGGTTTCGTTTATGTACCAAAAAAATAAAGAGAAAATTAAGCACTATTTAGAATCTTAA
- a CDS encoding transketolase, translated as MKMKLSSTELQLKANEIRQNIIEMLVEAGSGHSAGPLGMADIFTALYFEVMNIDPLKPGWPNRDWLVLSCGHTCPVLYATLAQRGYFPVSELKTLRKIESRLQGHPHNLELPGIETSSGPLGQGSSQAVGIALAMRMDSKSNRTYLVMSDGEQNEGQVWEAVMLAGKERLHNLTAIIDRNNIQIDGYTEDVMPLDSLRAKYEAFNWHVLEVDGHNIRAIIDACHEARAIFEKPTVIIAHTIPGKGVDFMEGRYEWHGSPPDAANIAGAPPKGQQAAEALKELRTLQGKIRSEHE; from the coding sequence ATAAAAATGAAATTGTCTTCCACAGAATTACAACTTAAAGCCAACGAGATAAGGCAGAATATTATCGAGATGCTCGTCGAAGCTGGTTCTGGTCACAGTGCCGGTCCCTTGGGTATGGCGGACATTTTCACTGCGCTTTATTTTGAGGTGATGAATATTGATCCGCTCAAGCCAGGCTGGCCGAACCGCGACTGGCTAGTACTGTCTTGCGGTCATACTTGTCCGGTATTATATGCCACTTTGGCGCAGCGCGGGTATTTTCCGGTAAGCGAGCTTAAGACATTGCGTAAAATTGAATCCCGCTTGCAAGGCCATCCACATAATTTAGAGTTGCCTGGAATCGAAACCAGTAGCGGCCCGCTGGGTCAGGGTTCTTCGCAGGCCGTGGGGATTGCTTTGGCAATGCGCATGGACAGCAAAAGCAACCGCACCTATTTGGTTATGTCCGACGGGGAACAGAATGAAGGGCAGGTATGGGAAGCAGTGATGTTAGCGGGAAAAGAACGGCTGCATAATTTAACGGCTATTATCGACCGCAATAATATTCAGATCGATGGCTATACAGAAGACGTCATGCCTTTAGATTCTTTGCGCGCCAAGTATGAAGCTTTTAACTGGCACGTGTTGGAAGTCGATGGTCATAATATTCGAGCCATTATAGATGCATGCCACGAAGCGCGAGCAATTTTTGAGAAGCCGACTGTGATTATTGCGCATACGATTCCAGGAAAAGGAGTGGATTTTATGGAAGGGCGGTATGAATGGCATGGATCGCCTCCGGATGCGGCTAATATTGCTGGCGCCCCGCCCAAAGGCCAGCAGGCAGCAGAGGCATTAAAGGAGCTGCGCACTCTGCAGGGAAAAATTAGAAGTGAACACGAATAA
- a CDS encoding GtrA family protein, whose protein sequence is MQALQSYNQKISQLLAEKPVILQLLKFAAIGSLNTALDFIILNYVTKSFGVTSGLNLGLLNFISFSAAMIQSYLWNRAWTFASSTLSPLRNLFRLIVVGSLGFGAFALVFIGGLYSVVDTYYLFILIVFLIAEILIWYGFGLNLSQKVDAGASHQFGVFMIVSLVGLVINSAIVVGASIALAPMLTSLINADTIKNVAKILATAVSLIWNFVGYKLIVFKK, encoded by the coding sequence ATGCAAGCTTTGCAGAGCTATAATCAAAAAATTTCACAATTACTGGCCGAAAAACCAGTAATTTTGCAACTGTTAAAATTTGCCGCAATTGGCTCGTTAAATACGGCCTTGGATTTTATAATCCTGAATTACGTTACTAAATCTTTCGGCGTTACTTCCGGTTTAAATCTGGGCCTGCTCAATTTTATCAGCTTTAGCGCCGCAATGATCCAAAGTTACCTATGGAACCGTGCTTGGACGTTTGCCTCTTCCACACTGTCTCCACTGCGTAATCTATTCCGCTTGATCGTAGTCGGCAGCTTGGGGTTTGGCGCGTTTGCCCTGGTGTTTATTGGCGGCCTATACAGCGTAGTCGATACTTATTATCTATTCATTTTAATTGTCTTCCTTATTGCCGAAATTTTAATCTGGTATGGATTTGGCCTGAACTTAAGCCAGAAGGTAGATGCCGGAGCCAGTCATCAGTTTGGCGTATTTATGATAGTTAGTCTTGTGGGACTGGTAATCAACAGCGCAATTGTGGTTGGCGCCTCTATTGCCTTGGCGCCTATGCTGACTAGTTTGATCAACGCTGACACTATAAAAAACGTGGCGAAAATCTTGGCAACGGCAGTTTCTTTGATCTGGAATTTCGTAGGCTATAAGCTGATCGTTTTCAAAAAATAA
- a CDS encoding transketolase family protein, which yields MLNPDQKLNPQIEGSSSSAGIDHKGTRDGFGEALLALGEQDERIVALTGDLAESTRVLEFSKKFPDRFIECGVAEQNMMGVAAGLALAGKVPFAASYATFSPGRNWDQLRVSVCYSNANVKVVGAHTGVSVGPDGATHQALEDIAITRVLPNLTVVQPMDSIEAAKATVAISHITTPAYLRLTREKTPIITTPESPFELGKANVLKEGKDVAVIGCGPILYNAIRAAIDLEKENISVMVINNHTIKPIDSETIIWAAKLTGAVVTVEEHQVTGGLGSAVAETLSLNFPVPIEMIGMPDSFSQSGTPEELFDKYGMSINSIKQSIKEVIARKAVNK from the coding sequence ATGCTAAATCCGGATCAAAAATTAAATCCGCAGATCGAAGGCTCTAGCAGCTCTGCCGGCATCGACCATAAAGGCACTCGCGATGGTTTTGGCGAGGCATTGTTGGCATTGGGCGAGCAGGACGAACGAATCGTTGCTTTAACTGGCGACCTTGCAGAGAGTACCCGCGTTCTGGAATTTAGCAAAAAATTTCCCGACCGTTTTATTGAGTGCGGGGTGGCAGAGCAGAACATGATGGGCGTTGCCGCAGGCTTGGCCTTGGCTGGAAAAGTTCCATTTGCTGCTAGCTATGCAACTTTCAGCCCTGGTCGCAACTGGGACCAGTTGCGGGTCTCGGTATGCTATAGCAACGCTAATGTAAAGGTAGTGGGTGCGCATACCGGTGTTTCTGTAGGGCCGGATGGCGCGACTCATCAAGCTTTAGAGGATATAGCCATAACCCGTGTGCTGCCTAACCTGACAGTGGTCCAGCCGATGGATAGTATCGAAGCTGCCAAAGCCACTGTTGCTATAAGCCATATCACTACTCCGGCGTATCTAAGGCTTACTCGAGAGAAAACTCCGATCATAACAACTCCAGAATCTCCTTTTGAGCTTGGCAAAGCCAATGTGCTTAAAGAAGGCAAAGATGTAGCTGTAATTGGTTGCGGTCCGATTCTATACAACGCTATTAGGGCGGCAATAGACTTGGAAAAAGAAAACATCAGCGTCATGGTGATCAACAATCATACAATTAAGCCGATCGACAGCGAAACAATTATCTGGGCAGCGAAGCTAACTGGCGCAGTGGTCACAGTAGAAGAACATCAGGTTACCGGAGGATTGGGTAGTGCAGTAGCGGAAACTTTATCGTTAAATTTCCCTGTGCCCATAGAAATGATCGGAATGCCAGACAGCTTTAGTCAAAGCGGTACGCCGGAAGAATTGTTCGACAAGTACGGCATGAGCATTAATTCCATTAAGCAATCAATTAAAGAAGTTATAGCCAGGAAGGCAGTTAACAAATAA
- the galT gene encoding galactose-1-phosphate uridylyltransferase, whose protein sequence is MSQFRRNPINKHWVLIAPGRNKRPEEFKTYSVSSGLPEIDPACVFCPGNENKNPDLCEDVCRLPDNKDWQLRVIPNKFQSLEETRIYANRDFYESRAGYGEHEVIITRKHNEPPALQSAVLVQQTLKLFQDRIKEIQKDPEIKYVQIFHNHGRDAGASLVHPHYQILATPIVPPHIHEELRSCYHHYQQTGTCIYCDIVKEEIKNKDRIVYEDDYFVVMSAYASRSPFETWILPKRHHARFEATSDVELLHLAHVLKKVLGSLYVKLSDPPLNYYIHTMPHSQDKHLVHEEKSYHWHLTVFPRLTIWAGFEYGTGIPVNPVAPEMTAKFLRGE, encoded by the coding sequence ATGTCTCAATTTCGCCGCAATCCCATTAATAAGCATTGGGTTCTAATTGCTCCGGGCCGCAATAAGCGTCCGGAGGAGTTTAAAACATACAGCGTGAGTTCAGGCCTGCCGGAAATTGATCCCGCATGCGTGTTTTGTCCTGGGAATGAAAATAAGAATCCGGATCTATGCGAAGACGTTTGCCGGTTGCCAGATAATAAAGATTGGCAATTAAGGGTGATTCCGAACAAATTTCAATCTCTAGAAGAAACTCGCATATACGCAAATCGCGATTTTTACGAGTCTCGTGCGGGGTATGGCGAGCATGAAGTCATTATCACTCGCAAGCACAATGAGCCTCCTGCTTTGCAGTCCGCGGTGCTTGTCCAACAAACATTAAAATTATTTCAGGACCGGATTAAGGAGATTCAGAAGGATCCGGAAATAAAATATGTACAGATATTCCATAATCACGGCCGCGATGCCGGCGCATCCCTAGTGCACCCTCACTATCAGATCTTGGCTACACCAATCGTTCCTCCGCATATCCACGAGGAGCTCCGCAGTTGCTACCATCATTATCAACAAACAGGAACTTGCATTTACTGCGACATCGTCAAAGAAGAGATTAAGAACAAGGACCGCATTGTTTATGAGGATGACTATTTTGTTGTGATGTCCGCATACGCATCGCGCAGTCCGTTTGAGACTTGGATCTTGCCCAAACGCCATCATGCGCGCTTCGAAGCTACGTCCGATGTCGAATTGCTGCATCTGGCGCATGTATTAAAGAAAGTTTTGGGAAGTTTGTATGTAAAGCTGTCAGATCCGCCATTAAACTATTACATTCACACCATGCCGCATTCCCAAGACAAACATTTGGTTCATGAAGAAAAGAGCTACCATTGGCATCTGACTGTTTTCCCGCGGTTAACCATTTGGGCAGGTTTCGAGTACGGCACCGGCATTCCTGTAAACCCAGTGGCTCCGGAAATGACCGCTAAGTTTTTGAGAGGAGAATAA
- a CDS encoding RpiB/LacA/LacB family sugar-phosphate isomerase — MIYIGADHGGYKLKEHLKKILAKRKLDFKDMGALTFKPDDDYPDYAAKVAKQVSKNPLGNLGILICRSGQGVCIVANKFKGVRAALVWNTSEAKASRNDDMSNVLCLPSDYVNSQAAEKIMEVWIDTKFSTESRHMRRVKKISALEN; from the coding sequence ATGATTTATATCGGCGCCGATCATGGCGGATACAAGTTAAAAGAGCATCTTAAAAAAATTTTAGCCAAACGAAAGCTCGATTTTAAAGACATGGGCGCGTTAACTTTCAAGCCCGACGATGATTACCCGGATTACGCGGCTAAAGTTGCCAAGCAGGTTTCCAAAAATCCTTTGGGGAATTTAGGAATACTTATTTGCCGAAGCGGGCAAGGGGTGTGTATTGTAGCCAATAAATTTAAAGGCGTTCGAGCGGCGTTAGTATGGAACACCAGCGAAGCCAAGGCCAGCCGCAATGACGATATGAGCAACGTGCTATGCTTGCCAAGCGATTACGTAAATTCCCAGGCAGCAGAAAAGATTATGGAAGTATGGATAGATACAAAATTTTCCACCGAAAGCAGGCATATGCGTCGCGTAAAAAAGATTAGCGCTCTGGAGAATTAA